The Terriglobus sp. TAA 43 sequence CCACCCAATAAAAGCCGCAATAAAATGCTGATAACGTAATCAGTACCACCCGGCTACTCGTCTTCCCCCTCGGGACTTTTAGGATTTCTCGGTTCATGGCCTTCTTGCGTAGTTCAGGCATTGTTGTATTGACTGGCCTTTTGCTGCTTTGCTCCTGTGGTTTACCACCAACGCTTATCGCGCCCAATGGACCTTTGGCCACGTACCCTGTGCATGCCTATGTTGCCGTCGGCGATTCCATCACCTACGGCGCCTACCTGAGTTCTCCCACCACGCAGTCCTATCCCGCACTCATCGCCTACTCGCGCCACTGGACGGGAAACAACTACGCCATCGGAGGAGACATGGCGTGCGACGTGTTTCCCCGCCAGATCACACCCAACCGTGTGGCGTTTTCGCCCAGTTCCGGCGCTGTGTATTCCATTCTCATTGGCACCAACGATGCGGATACATACGGCATCGGCGACTATGACTCCATCTTCAGCAACTGCCAGCTTGCAGCCATCACCTGGCTAGCAACGAGACCAGAGGATAAGCTTTTTCCTGGTGACACTTCCGTTATCCCGTCCGGAGCGTGCACGAACTCTGTCAGTAACGGGGCTTTCACCTGCCTTGGCCCCGGTGCGCTCGATTTCGGCAGCATCAAAACCACTGGTGCCCCGTTGTATCTCTGGTATACGGTCTCGGACGCCGCCTCATCAGACGACACCTTCACCGTCAGCATTGACGGCACCCTCACCACTCTGGATGTGAAACCAAGAGTCTCGCTCACTACCGGGAAAGGTTCCACCAGCAGCATCTATCTTCTGCGTGCGCCACTTTCAGCCGGCCTTCATCATGTCCAGCTCACAACCCGCGCGACCAACGTCAGTATCCTGGCCCTTGCCTCCAATCGCTCCTCCAAACCTGTGGTTGTCGCCGTAGGAGATATCCCAAACCAGTTGCTCACCAATCCCATCGCGTCTGTCGCCTCACAACTTGCCTATACACAAATCTCCCGACAGAATGTTGAAACTGCTATTAGTGACGGACTGGACGTTCGCGCGGTCAACGACCGAGACTACATGCTCGGCACCAGCGCAGAGATGCATGATCAGCTCCATCCCAATTTTCAAGGCCAGGTTAATCTCGCGGTTGCATTCGCCTCACAACTTCCTTGATCACAACGTCTCGCCTCGTCCACCATCGCAAGCTAAAATAGCTCATGGACCTCCCGCAGGCGTCTCCTGCGAACCCCGGAAATTCTGATCCCTCCTCGAGCGACTCCGGTCGCAACTTGGAGGCGGCTGTACCTGCGCTCACACCGCTCTCCCCGCAGGACTCCCATCGCCGGGGACAAACCCTTCCAGTAGCCAACGGCATCGAAGCCATGCTGGAAATGGACAACACCGCAAACCTCGCCGAGCCCGAAGGCTCACTGACGTCCGCAGAGATCACACCCGCGCCGCAGCCCTCCGGCAACCCGCGATCCGCGCAATACCTCCCCGGCTTCCCCGCAGCGTTAACCACGAAGATCGACGCCGACTTCGAAACCCTGCTCGAAACCGTCCACGCCGCGCGCCCCGCCGACGACCTCGAAATCATCCGCAACGCCTGGCTCTTCTGCCTCTCGCAACACGAAGGCCAGAAGCGCGCCAGCGGCGAACCCTACGTCATCCATCCGCTCGAAGTCGGCCAGGTCCTCGCCGAAATGAAGATGGACAGCACCGCCATCGCCGCCGGCCTCCTCCACGACGCCGTCGAAGACACCGACGTCTCCTCCCCGGAGATCTCCCGTCGCTTCGGCCCGCAGGTCGCGCACATCGTCGAAGGCGTCACCAAGCTCGACCGCATCAAGTTCGCCAACAAGGAAGACCACCAGGCCGAAAACATCCGCAAGATGCTCCTCGCCATGGTCAGCGACATCCGCGTCGTCCTCATCAAAATGGCGGACCGTCTGCACAACATGCGCACCCTCGCGCACCTCAAGCCTGAGAAGCAGACGCGCATCGCCAAAGAGACCCTCGAAATCTACGCGCCACTCGCCCATCGCCTCGGCATGGGTAAGCTCCGCGGCGAATTCGAAGACCTCGCCTTCCAGTACGTCGACCCCGAACGCTACCTCCAGCTCGCGCAAGACGTCGAACTCCTCCGCAACCGCGGCGGGTCAGAGTTCCTCAGCACCATCGCAGACCGCCTCAACCTCGAACTCACCCGCCACGGGCTCCCCGGCCGCGTCGAGTTCCGCATCAAGCGCCTCTACTCCATCAACTCCAAGCTGCAGGCGCATGCGTCCGAAGGCGGCTCGCCCGAACTCAGCTCCGTCCACGACCTCTTCGCCGTCCGCGTCATCACGCAAACCGTGCAGGACTGCTACGCGATCCTCGGCCTCCTCCACAGCATCTGGCGTCCCGTCCCCGGCCGTATCAAGGACTTCATCGCCATGCCGCGCCCCAACCTCTACCAGTCGTTGCACACCACGCTCGTAGGCGAAGGCGGCTACCAGTTTGAAGTCCAGATCCGTACTGAGGAGATGCACCGCATCGCCGAAGACGGCATCGCCGCGCACTGGAAGTACAAGGCCAACGAAACCGTCAACGCCAAGGACGAGCAACGCCTCGCCTGGGTTCGCCAGCTCATGGAATGGCAGAAGGAGATGACCGACCCCAACGAGTTCATGTCGACCCTCAAGATCGACCTGTACCCCGAAGAGGTCTACACCTTCACCCCCAAGGGCAAAGTCGTCGTCCTGCCCAAAGACGCCACACCCATTGACTTCGCATACACCATCCACACCGAAGTCGGACACACCACCACCGGCGCAAAGGTCAACGGACGCATCGTGCCCCTGCGCCACCGCCTCCGCAACGGCGACATCGTTGAAATCACCACGCAGACCGGCCACACGCCCTCGCGCGACTGGCTCAGCTTCGTTAAGTCCTCACGTGCCCGCAATAAGATCAAGCACTGGCTCAATGAGCATCAGCGCGAACGCGCCATTGAGATCGGTCGTAAGTTACTTGAACGTGAAGCCCGTAAGTTCAAAGTAAGTCTGCATAAGTTATCTGACGACGATTACACTCGCGCCGCCAATGACTATGGTCTCGGCAATGCCTCTGACTTACTCGGAGCCATCGGCTTCGGTAAGTACTCCGCACGACAAACGCTCAATAAGTTAGTCCCCGGCAGCACCACCGGCCACAATGCCGAAGGGCAGGGCACAGAATCATCGCAGCCCGGCTCCGTAGGCGCGGCCATCAATGCGGGCAGTCTCTCCGCCGTACCGCCGTCAGAACTTAGCAAGATGTCTGACGCCATCAAGCGCGTCTACTTCGGCAAAGGTTCTGACTCACTCCAGGTCGAAGGCCAGAACGACTTACTCGTCTACCGCGCCCGCTGTTGTAACCCCATCCGCGGTGAAGAAATCGTGGGCTACGTTACAAGAGGCAAAGGCGTCGCCGTCCACGCCCGTAGCTGTCCCAACGTGCAAAACCTTCTCTACGAGAGCGACCGCCGCATCAACGTCGAATGGGCTCCTGACGCGCCCAGCGCAGCCGGTGGAGCCAAGCCCACCCGCTACCCCGTCCGCCTCATCATCACCTGCGACGACCGCAGCGGCATGCTGAAAGAGCTAACGGCCATCATCTCCGACGACGACACTAACATCCGCAGCGTCGACAGCCGAGCCAACGACGACGGCACCACAGCCACAGTAGAGTTCGTAGTAGAAACCCTCGACCTACGCCACCTGAACAAACTCACCGTAGACCTGCGAAGAGTCCCAGGCGTACGAGAAGTCCAAAGAGTTTCGAAAATCTAACGCCATCCATCAAATAGATCTAAGAGTTGATCAAGCGGGGTTTCGACTTTTTCTCCTGTGAAATTCACGGTAAATTTCTGTTGTTGTGGGCTCATTAAGTTATCGGCAGCCACCGCGACACTAAATTCAAAAGTCTTGGAGACGCAGCACGCGAAGAATATAGGCTCTTTACTGAACTCCGTAACTCCTGGCTGAATCGAACCCATTTTTATCTTTACATCAAAAAAGTCTCCTCTCTTCTGAACTTCGACCCCATTTCGATCAGAGAATCTGAGCACTTTCGCAACCAAGTTACGCCTCGTTGAAGGCTTTTTCCCTATATCATCTGCGCAACGTAATTCGATCTCGGAACTTGAGACTTTCATTCGCAAGATAACGTTATGAGCGATTTTTCCAGACACATTTGCAACCGAAAAGCCGACAGGCTTAAAGAGTTGGGAGTCAAAAAGATAATCGCGTGCATCTCGATAGAACTCCTCATTGTCGTAAGCACCTACGATTGTTCCACTCGAATACGTGGGAACCTTCTCTCCTTCTTTTATGGCTATTTCGCGGCACGTCAGCGATACGCTGTAGCCGATTTCGTTATGAGTAGCTATATCGGCGAATTGCAAAGACAGTTGTGGCTGAGTCTCGGCAGCTAAGAGGGACTGCGCCATCTTCACCACTTCATCCGGAGCTGCGATAGCGTTTGTATCGCCCCTACGCACGTAGACGGCATAAGACTTTACTTGCCCGAAGTCATTCATCGCATACACCGGTCTCTGTTGGACTGGTATCGCAATTACTCCCACAACTTTTTCCTGATAAACGATTTCCTCATACGAAAAGTGCAGTGGGCGATTTGTTTTGGAGTTAACAAACTGTTGCAAATTTCGCCCTAGATTGCCCCCTGGTATCCCGTGAACAACACGAGGAGCTGCCTTCTTGTCATCTATACCTAAGACCAGATAAGCGGTGGTCTCGCGCCAAGAATTGGCCAAAGCCAACATGTCTTTGAGCAGGTCTTGTTTTTTCTCAGAATTTTTCAGCGAAAGCTGGTAATCGTCCCTCTTGAAATCCAATGATTCTGACTCGTCTTTATACAAGAGGGACTCGAAAAGGTTCAGGTCCATATTTAGCCTTCAATCTCGCCAGCTTCGGGGCCAGACTCACTCTTTGTATCCAACACGTCCGCGATTCTATTCAAAGTATTTACGAAGGCTCCCAGCATTTGCTTACCCTGCCGGACGAAGGGCCAACGTTTTTCGATTCGCAAGTTCTTAAAGGCATCTTCAAGATCGGCACTATGCAGGTGGGCGTCTGCTAACCGCAGGTCATAAACCGCAAAGAGCGGGCTCATTAATTTGTATGCGGCTTCAGGTCCGATCCGAGACGCCAATACCTTCTCCAAGGACTTAAGAGAACCCCACTTCTCTACTTTGGGTGGCGCAACCACTTTATTCATCGATGAGGCGTCAAAGCTATCAGCCGTCAGCCTTGCTAAATCTTTCGCCAGGCTAAATAGGCCGTTTTCGGTTGTCGCCCTGAAGCGATGCGTTTGCTTTAGTAGATTTTCAACATCGCGATGAGATCTCACGAATTCAACCCCAAAGCTATCTTTGGATGCTCGATTGATGAGGGTCAGTCCTTTTTGAAGAAAGGCTTCTGGGGCGTGAGTTGATGCAGGTTCGCCAATGGCTTGAGACATCATTAATTCTTTTGAGACCTTCCCATCGGGCATCACATTGAAGCCTGCCCAAATTTGCTGCTCCCAATTAGGTTGGTATCGCAAATCTTTGGCGTAGACATTCACAAGTCCGAGTTCGTTGATCCCAAAAACCAATCGCCCGTTCGGTCCTATCACTTGACCGGTATCTGCTGTGAACCAGTCGAGACTCATTCCACGAAATTCAAGCATTTTATTGATGACGTCGGGGTTAAACCAAAGCCAACGCCCCTTGCGGTCGAGGTCATCGACACTTTCACGAGTCTCAGAAGCATCCGTATAGAAAAAGATGGTTGAAGATAAATCATCGCCTCGTACTCTGGGGCTGCTCTTGCCTGCCTCTACGAAGTCAACTTTCCAGAGCTCACCCCATACCCTGAAACGCTTCGCTCCTCCCCCCAAGGCTCGGGTGTATTTCCGACTTTCCATCTCATCACTAATCCCGATCTCCGGAACATCCTGATTGATGTCGTAGTTCTTACGTCCAACGTGAAACACTGCCATTTTGGCCTCAAACTCATATCCATCCTCATTGATGGCTGTGATCGTGCCTCGCCATTTTCCCTTTTTCCCCACTTCCTCGTCAGATGTGGGCCAGCCGAATCCGGGATCGGTTTCACTGATTTCCATGCGGCCCTTCCAGCTCGAGACGGCCAGAAATTCGCCTCGTGCGGCAAGGAAATCTTTCAGGTGACTAGCTCGGATCTCGACGAAATTGGCATTTCCAGCATCGTCTCTCGTGAGCCGCATGACAGGGGTATAACCTTCATCGATTGAAAGCCAAAGATCACCTTCACGTTTGAGACGAAGCCCCATGATCAAGTCGGGATGGACGTACCAGTCACCACTTTCAATCGAGTTCCCACGAGGAACCATGACCAGATTGGTACCTTTGAGATCGCCACTAAGAAACTCGTCAGAAGGGTGATACTCGTCGTCTTGGACATACGGCCCGTGATCGCGCGTCAGGCTCAAGTTTCCCCAGTTGATCTTCTCTTCAGCCATCTCTCTATCTGCATGCTTGAAGGAGGCAGTCGCGATGGCGATGTCTTCCTCTATGTGCCCAACTACTGCGTTCAGCAACCCATCCTTATTGCTGATATTTGCCCGAAGAGGAATCCAAACATCCCGATCAATAGT is a genomic window containing:
- a CDS encoding helix-turn-helix domain-containing protein, producing MDLNLFESLLYKDESESLDFKRDDYQLSLKNSEKKQDLLKDMLALANSWRETTAYLVLGIDDKKAAPRVVHGIPGGNLGRNLQQFVNSKTNRPLHFSYEEIVYQEKVVGVIAIPVQQRPVYAMNDFGQVKSYAVYVRRGDTNAIAAPDEVVKMAQSLLAAETQPQLSLQFADIATHNEIGYSVSLTCREIAIKEGEKVPTYSSGTIVGAYDNEEFYRDARDYLFDSQLFKPVGFSVANVSGKIAHNVILRMKVSSSEIELRCADDIGKKPSTRRNLVAKVLRFSDRNGVEVQKRGDFFDVKIKMGSIQPGVTEFSKEPIFFACCVSKTFEFSVAVAADNLMSPQQQKFTVNFTGEKVETPLDQLLDLFDGWR
- a CDS encoding SGNH/GDSL hydrolase family protein — protein: MAFLRSSGIVVLTGLLLLCSCGLPPTLIAPNGPLATYPVHAYVAVGDSITYGAYLSSPTTQSYPALIAYSRHWTGNNYAIGGDMACDVFPRQITPNRVAFSPSSGAVYSILIGTNDADTYGIGDYDSIFSNCQLAAITWLATRPEDKLFPGDTSVIPSGACTNSVSNGAFTCLGPGALDFGSIKTTGAPLYLWYTVSDAASSDDTFTVSIDGTLTTLDVKPRVSLTTGKGSTSSIYLLRAPLSAGLHHVQLTTRATNVSILALASNRSSKPVVVAVGDIPNQLLTNPIASVASQLAYTQISRQNVETAISDGLDVRAVNDRDYMLGTSAEMHDQLHPNFQGQVNLAVAFASQLP
- a CDS encoding bifunctional (p)ppGpp synthetase/guanosine-3',5'-bis(diphosphate) 3'-pyrophosphohydrolase, with the translated sequence MDLPQASPANPGNSDPSSSDSGRNLEAAVPALTPLSPQDSHRRGQTLPVANGIEAMLEMDNTANLAEPEGSLTSAEITPAPQPSGNPRSAQYLPGFPAALTTKIDADFETLLETVHAARPADDLEIIRNAWLFCLSQHEGQKRASGEPYVIHPLEVGQVLAEMKMDSTAIAAGLLHDAVEDTDVSSPEISRRFGPQVAHIVEGVTKLDRIKFANKEDHQAENIRKMLLAMVSDIRVVLIKMADRLHNMRTLAHLKPEKQTRIAKETLEIYAPLAHRLGMGKLRGEFEDLAFQYVDPERYLQLAQDVELLRNRGGSEFLSTIADRLNLELTRHGLPGRVEFRIKRLYSINSKLQAHASEGGSPELSSVHDLFAVRVITQTVQDCYAILGLLHSIWRPVPGRIKDFIAMPRPNLYQSLHTTLVGEGGYQFEVQIRTEEMHRIAEDGIAAHWKYKANETVNAKDEQRLAWVRQLMEWQKEMTDPNEFMSTLKIDLYPEEVYTFTPKGKVVVLPKDATPIDFAYTIHTEVGHTTTGAKVNGRIVPLRHRLRNGDIVEITTQTGHTPSRDWLSFVKSSRARNKIKHWLNEHQRERAIEIGRKLLEREARKFKVSLHKLSDDDYTRAANDYGLGNASDLLGAIGFGKYSARQTLNKLVPGSTTGHNAEGQGTESSQPGSVGAAINAGSLSAVPPSELSKMSDAIKRVYFGKGSDSLQVEGQNDLLVYRARCCNPIRGEEIVGYVTRGKGVAVHARSCPNVQNLLYESDRRINVEWAPDAPSAAGGAKPTRYPVRLIITCDDRSGMLKELTAIISDDDTNIRSVDSRANDDGTTATVEFVVETLDLRHLNKLTVDLRRVPGVREVQRVSKI